In Syngnathus scovelli strain Florida chromosome 12, RoL_Ssco_1.2, whole genome shotgun sequence, the genomic window ATGTACAGGTAGTATAAATTGTGCTGTTGCGCAAGTGGTATAATGTCGAAGCACATGCAGAGAGATTCTGACAAGCAGCTCATTGCCTTGAAAAATACAAAGATGATGCAAGAAACTCTTGATATGCTCCAAGCATATTTACACAGATTACACTATTGACATAACTGACATGTCTTGCATATTTGCATTTTGCACCAGTTtatgtgctcactctaacttatttgcaagaaccacacgcgagacagtatgcccttttggcacttgcaagtggagaaaacgTTGGTCACTGTACATACAGCGATGTTCAAACGAAGTCTGATTTaggcctcctgcaagagcatatttattgagagaggcaggacaggtttggtgaacccacggcctctggtcaaatcagagcagggagTGTTTTAAGACgttgggggaaacagaacaactttgattgcttcgtctgcagctggtcaatcaagcagaggatgcaaccactttattttactgcgttgtgagaacaggacaagtttggttaatcattatagtctacattccaacataatcatacaatcaaaataatctatcaaccctagcaTTTTACCTTGATCAATATTTGTTATCCTGTTTGTTTAGGCGTCTGGTATTAGCATGTTTTCGTTTCGTCGCACCAACAAAGATAAGGAGAAAGtaatgacgtgtgtgtgtgtgtgtgtgtgtgtgggggggggggggggggtattctgAGTATTTTGCAGCCTAGTAGTGTGTAATTATATTTACTGTATCAATAAACATACCTTTTTGTCTGTGGTGTTTATTTGTGCTGCTTTATTCACTTATTTATTCACTACAGAATACAACTTATGACCAATAAGAGAAGACTTTAACATTACATGGTTTGTTCTGATGCTATGTGGAATTGTTGGGCCTTTGGTGATGACTTAAGAGACCTATCTTCCTATTAATACCACAACTGTCATGTCAgtattttacaaaataataCACAAAATCTCTATAATAGCATTAtagagagagagggagcgagAGGCATCTCACGTATTTGGGATCAATACCAATAAAACCCTTTATCTTCCTCCAAACCAATATGTTTTGGAGCAGTTCCTAATCGTTATGTATCTAATAATATGACAAAAACGTGAACATTGTAAACAAAATACATTATTCTgacaagagattttttttcaaactattTTCGCCTCTATAAATTGGCTACAAAATGCACAAAAATTacgatttgtgaaaaaaaatagactTTGACTATATTTGGACGAGATATCCTGCCGCCTTACAATGCAAAGCAGCCTGAAATCATGTTTTCTTGTGTAGGGGAAAGATGGGCACTGTTGGAGCTGTGGCAGTTGACATTGAAGGCAATGTAGCATGCGCTACTTCCACTGGTGGGATTCTGAACAAGATGGAAGGACGTGTCGGTGACACACCTTGCATTGGTTAGTCTTCCGATCAGTAATGAAGTTATAATGAGGTGTAACAGGTTTTCTTTAACAAGGGAGGACAAAGGGTAGAGGAAGCAAACCTTGTACTGGTATATACTATcataaaacattaaataaaaaaaaagaaagtttgtTCTTTGTATGTGAATGCTATGCAAATAAAACTATGTGACTATGTGACAGAAATTTCCAACAAGGCTTCAGTTGCCCACAATTGCATAGTACTAAAAAATAGAACAAGTGTGAGTTTTGTAATGTTTATATGTGTGACAGGATGTGGAGGCTTTGCTGATAATCAGGTGGGAGCTGTGTCAACCACCGGCCACGGAGAGGCCATTATGAAGGTTACTCTGGCCAGACTCATCCTGTTTCACATGGAGCAAGGTACTGAAATACATATGCACAAAGACATTTATCTgaaacaaaatatatatttgtgtcaACATAAACACTCATCACTCAATACTCTGTCCAAAATGTTCCAAACTTAAAAGCTCAGCATGTATATAGGTAAACTGTCATACTCAGGTCACTCAGTGGAGGCAGCCTCTGACTTGGGCCTGGCCTACATGAAGTCAAGAGTTCAGGGATTGGGTGGAGTGGTGACTGTGGATCCACAGGGTCAGTGGGCTGCTCGCTTCAGCAGTCTTCAAATGGCCTGGGCTGCAGCACAAAAGGATACCCTACACTATGGCTTGTACACCGGGGAAAATTTTACCCAAGGCATTGATGAACCTTGATGTGAGAAAACACATCACTCAGGGAGGTttgctgtttttatttctttgttatccatccattcatcactATATTTGTCCTAATAGTTTCACTTATAGAGTGTCATTAGGGAAGTGACATGGGCACACAATGAATGTACACTGCCAAACAGCCTTTAAAGGTTAGCATCAACACCACTGTATGAATGAATTTGTAATGAAATATTTCATGATATAATTTGATGGCAATCTCGTTTCTGTTAGTGATTATGATTAATTTTGCAGCTAATCATGTTGATGTGGTTCCTGTTTGGAGCCACTAGAGggtgctattgtaaatgaaacaCCGTAAAATAGGAAGTGGGTCGACAATACAATATTTTCGATACTTGTCCCAGTCTGTATATTAATGACATGAAGTGTGTTATTACGTCAgattgcaaaaataaaatattttgagggattttttttccttcatggtGTTTTTGTTGTAATTGTTTGAAAACATTGATGGTCAATAGGCCCATATATTACAGTGGCCTTTTTTCCCACTCTTGTTTTTATCTATTGTTTTGAGTAGCAACAATATCGGGAAGTAAAAGCAGATAAAATACAGGCAGGCCACACTAAATCTCTGGTTGGATGATTCGTGTTTACACTGTAAGCATCAGTAAAATGTGGGGATTAGTTGACACTGACAGCAATGGTGACCTACAGACTATATACCACTAACTGTTCACACATAACATGTAAGCTATGAGCGCACACTTAATTAAGTAGCCTTAACCGAGACTTATTTTACCATGATGAATCAATAAgattaattcattcattaaaaAGTTAATGTTGAGGTTGAAAACCTTCggagtacagtgaataaagcatTGTGGTGCAGAATCTTGTGTAGCTCAAATCTATCTACTAAAATGTCTTGAATTTCTGCAATTCAGTtctaaaaacactaacattatTTCGGATTGTATTATAGGAATAttcatctttatttatttttaatatcagAGTCTTCACGAATCTGAAGTACACCTGTCTCTTAAACGAGATTTTTGGGTTCATTTCGTGTCCTATCGGTGAGTTTGTTACGTGCGACAGCCCTACCGGAAGTAGCTTCAAGTTAAATCTAAGATGCCTAACAGGAAAAGcgcattaattaaaaaaaataaaagcaaactgTATACGAAGATTTACCATAGCATCTAAATTTGCAGAATTAACATATGACATTTTGATGGATAAATAAACTATCATTGATTCTTATAGTTTCATCCGCGTGCaatttataaaaacaaacattttattttgacgACAACCACGTCAACCGGAAGCTGCATAGCTTCGAAGCTAACATTGCTCATGGTGCAAAGAACGCTAACTAGACACCGGTAGGAAAGAAGGGGCAGGACGCCTTTCACTCTTGCACCTACATAAACCTTTGGCAGTTTAGACCACAAGATTTCCGATAAAACGCTGGATTAGGGTAAAACGTGATGTAAAAATCTTTTAAAGTCATCCGGAAAATTCAATTTGAGGACGCGACAAAAAACAGTTCATCCTTCAACGGTGGAGTTTTGAAGGACAAGTGACGGACAGCTTTGACAGAAGACCGAAGTTCGCCTTTGAaccttaaatgtgtttttacgtTAATATCGCTTTCAAATAACCCTTTTAAAGAAATGGAAACTGTAGTATCATCCTGTTATGTACACTAAAGCAAAGCTGCTCCGCTGTTCCAACTATTGTCAGTGAAGAAGTAATCATGGTGAGTAAACGTTGCCTCCGGAATTGGTACTTAACACTCAGTTCGTTTAACTGTttattgtaataataataatgacaatacTCATCTTAATAATAATATACGGTATTCGCTTTTTAGTTCATGTTATATAGTATGTGGTCATGTTGTAGGCTAGTTTGTCTTGTGATTGATTGCCTGTGGCTTTATTTCAAAAGATCACTGCAATATTTTTCCAGGTAAGGAACCACATCAGTGAACGTGACCTTCAGAGTGTTGCCTGTTAATTTCTCTTCTCTTTCCTCCCTTGAGACTATGGCTGCTTTGGTTCCCACCCAGCCAAATAAGAATTTGGAAGAAGCAGGGACGGAACTGTACTAGTATAATCCCCCAAAGACCAAACTAAAGTTCAGTCAAGAGAACTGCCTACTTGGGATAGTTACACCATTTCAGATTTTGTTCAGCGGAACCTAATGCATTACCATCGACATTGCAGTTCTGTTAAAAGTCACATCGCTTTTAATCTTCATGTGGTGTACATTTAATACTCACAGGCACTTCTTAACTTCAATGCAATTAATTACAGCTCgactctgtgtgcgtgtgtgtgtatgtgtgcgtgtgtgtgctgggTTGTTTGTGTTGATCCAGAGCTCTGGGCCTCTGTGTTTGAGGAGGGGTCTCCGGCCTCGCTGagttgacctcagtgttgcCATGGAAATGACAAGAGTCACTTCCCGAATTCTCAGCCCATCCCAGAGTGCATTTGCCATGGAGAATGAAAAGAGTAGTGAGGTGAATTCTATTTCAGTTCCCTTATCCATATCCTAAAAATGTAAGAAATGAGCATTGCTAAATAGGAGGCTAGTTGAAAGgtagaatacaaaaaaaaaatgcattcacaATTTTGGTGTCTCATTTTTCTGACTATCTGTCTTTTATAGCAATTTAATCAAATCACCTTGGAGCTCCAGTTTTGCTTTTAATGACCAAGGATGTTTCTTTTTGCTTAAAAAAACGGTAAAATTTCTATTGAAATATTTGAAGgtactcaatttaaaaaaagaaaaaaattactaGGTAATTTTTCTAACCACACTTTTTAGTATTGACTGTTTAGGGGACACTGTAGAGGTTTTTTTTGCAAGGTATCCAAAGGAAGTCAAGGAACATTAACCTGCTTTGTAATCCTTTAGAAGTTAACGGTGTTAATAATCAAAATTCTGGTTACACAGGCCACCAGCTCTGTTAGTATTCAGGAAGCTGTTTGGAATATCCGGTGGCCTGTTAAATTGCTGACATGGACTGGGTGTCAAGACAAGGTCAACTTGTCAAGGGTGGAAAACTGAGTGAAGAAAGAAAGGAGGCTTTTCACTGATAAAGAATGGAAACTTTGAATCAATCTCATAAAGGCCAAGGCTAAAtacagaaacattttttttatataaaagttTTGGACCTCAGGTGGTATTACAGTGTAGTGTCTGTATTTGAAGTCATAcgttaacaatatatcaatgtaTTACTGGAATGATCAGTAACCAACTAGAACaataatgaatgaatacaaTGCGGTATTTTTGTGAGTTGTTTCAAGTGCTCACTTTTTAAAGATAAGTAGAAGTGTACAGGGAGTCATAATGCTCTTGCATACCCTTAGGCTTAATTGTGGAAAGTCATGCTGTTGACATCAAGGCCATTCCAGGAAGCCTGTAAATGTAAAACCCACTAAGCTGAGCTGTAACCAACAGAATGGAGGTTCTGTGTCTTACTACAAGAAATCAAGTACCCAAGTTACCAATtacatttttgtaaaaaaagaaaagtctgtgTTATTGGCACTTTTGCAAAACCGTTCGTctcatagtccggtgcggcttatctatggatgttttatgatttttttgacAATGGAAAATTATTTGTATGGTTAATACAGGTAATAGAATTTCAATTCAAGCATTCAATTCAAAACACCTACGGCTCATCATCCGATGCTGCTTATATATGAACATAACAAAATGTTCCCTAATTTTAactggtgcaccttatagtcctgaAATTACGGTAGACTTTCATGACtgacccaggaaaaaaaaaaagatgtgagaCATCAAAGGTTCTTTTCTGGCACATACTGTAACTCAGCTAGAAGTCACTGACCCATTAATGGCATTCAACTTGCGCTGTTCATCATCCtccctttgggggaaaaaaaaagagacagaaCTGTGCAGTGGCTAAAAGTAATAACTGAGAGTATTAcgaaaataaattgaaataacTGATCATTGTTAGAAATCCAAACGTTCATGGTGAAGGTATGGTTAACAATTGGCTGAACAGTGCAGAAAGTGTTCCCACTAGTGTCCTATGCAACCACTCTGGGTGACACATTTTTAACAGCTGCGAGGACCCACAGAGCAAAAGTGTGCCCCTGAATTAACAGGCATTGCAGTTTAATGAATCAGTTACCACACAGCAAGCAAGTTTAAATTCTTGGATTTTTGCAACCTTGCACGACAGCGCAGTGACACCTGTAGTGTGTTTTGTGACGGTTACGCAAAGGCGCAAGTGTTTACTAAGTTATCAATCATTTTAAGAAGGTTATCATGATAATTGGGAAACGGCAATATTGCAAATGTCTGCAATAATTCTAAGGCACAATAGCAACAATGTACACGTCTGAAATCATGAAAAGCATGAATGCGATAAGCCATGCACTTTgtatttcacattttctttctctatACAAATAGAAAAATGCTGCAGGTCAGTGCATAATGGTGTCTGTGAAGGGCACTGAGCGTCATATTTAGATTGTTTAGCATTCATAGTTTTGTGTCTTTTTAATAATATCACTAAAGTGTACTTTTGAAAAGAATCTCGAACCTCATTTACttttgcttggaaaaaaaaaaaaaagacaaaacttgATTGATCATTGATTGACACACTTCTGCAGCGCCAGTCAATTATGTGATACTGTAgattgtgtttacattttcaaaaacTGCGAGGGAATGAGAGGTTAGTACATACACCTGCTCAATTTTGACCAGGGCTTGCTTCCTTGGACGGCCATCTTGTGCCCTTTACCGtttcacccccccctccctcccctctctctttctgtctctctccTCCTTCTGCATTAGCTGGTTGCCAAGAATCTGAGGAATGCAGGAATCCAATGTTCTGATAAAGTTTGCTTTGTTCCCCAAGAGacctttgtgtatgtgtgtaagggagagagagagagagcgtttTAACCTGAAGCGTTATGCAGTTGAGTGTTATGCATGTGAAGGTAAACCAACGGCCTGCTGCGTACACGTAGAGAACATGCTATTCTCTTCCCGAGCCATTTGGTTTTCAATGCATTGTCAAGCACCCATTAGGACTTTTCACAGAGGCCTCTGCTTGGAGTTAAGTGCAGTCAGACAATCAGGGACAAAAAGTTGAGTGCTCTTTAGTTGGCAGAAAGAGGGACAGGACGGCGGCTGTCTAAAAACTTTCTACCTCATTAAAGAGCTTCGCTTGGTGATTGTTGTTCATGTAGCATTTCAAAACAGGATTGGGCAATGTTAGACTCATGAATCCCATCAGGATCTCAGGTCTCATTCAAGCAGTCAGCAGTCAAGATGTCAGTTGTGAACCACCTACTCTATTATGTGTCATTTATAATCTTGAAACCTTGTATGTCGGAAATGAAGTTAGTAGTGGAATTTGCGATAGTTCAAAAACAGCAATAGTGTCGTGtatcttttatttttgtaatgacAGTAACTACCACAGTTTtgaagtcatttttttctgaaaGGTGGATGCTGCTGTTGATGAACTAGTTGGTGTAAACTGTATTTCTGCAAACTGTATTTCAATGATCAGATAATTAGCCAgacctgcagaagctggataaccaTCCTGAACATATAAAAGGAGGGAGGAAGACAAATAAAACATCCAGGAAACTGGCCCTCGAGGAACAAGATTGAAGACCCCGGCAAGCGTATTCCTCTATTTACTGTCCTGCCATGAAATAGATCATTAAAACAATACAGCTTATTTTTGAATGCTTACTATAGAGGTCAGAATGTTCCATGTGCAGTTAGAAAAACTTTCattgtatgcatttttttttcagtctggGACAATTGAAATTGATTTGTAATGCATGTTTTTCTCAAATCACAACAATGGAGGTTGACCTGCAGAACAAATATCCACTGTATTTAATACATTCCAGCAGAAGAGGCATGCTGTATATTTGGACAGACACAGTAGTCAACGTGAAAGAGACTCTAAACCGAGACAGGAACTGCAGTTTGTGTATTCGTGTGGCGGTCAAAGAGGACGCAATGGGAGTTCTTCACAATCATTTGCGTGTGAAATGTAAttgggtttctttgtgtgtgtgtctgtgtgcacacGTGTGCTGAGCTGTGGGAGTGAGCATGATGGCTAAACACAAGTTGAGGTGTTTACATGGTAAATACagtatgtgtctgtgtgtgggatAGGAGTTGAAGGCTGTGGAATGTCACATGCTGACAGGATGCTTGCTTACCGGACAACaatgtgaagggaaaagccATCGTGGAAACTAACAACTGTGCTGGACTAATGGCTAATGCAGTACACATATTTGGATTTCACCCATCTGGAAAGGAATATAGTTTTATTGAACTTGGTTGTTAAAATGTCTAGGGCAGAGGTCACCAACTTGACCTCAAGTAACCTTTTATGGTTGATGCTCTTTTTAAAGCACAGTCTCGTTGTGCAATAGGAGTCCAATTTATTTGCTGTCCCTTCCTATTTGTGAAAGGAAGCACCTCTCATCTCATTCATCTCTCATTGACCTGATGACGTTTCAACAGAGGTTAAGGAAAGGTGTCTTAAAGATTTTCCAAAGAAGACCTTCTCTTATTTCAGCAACACAAGAATTAGAGTGTCACTCTTGATCCAGGGTGGTCATTAATAGTGCATGTAAAAATGTACGGAATGCAATTATTTTCTCTCGTCAAGACAAATGATCAAGACATGTCATTTCTTTCAGGCTTCTACACTGCGTGAGCCCAAGGGAGCAGCGGCCCAAACCGATGCAGTCATAGGATACCTCACAAGTCAAAACCTGTATTCATTTTGTAAAGCCCGTTGTATACTGATACTCTTTTGAAGCTTTACCAAGTTGTTTGGCAGTCAGGGCTACTGTAAACATCCTTGACTGGAAGCTGGTGTTGGGTCTTGGGGCTTTCAGTCGGATGTTTGCAGCAGCCACCTGCTAGTACCGTCATGTTGATACCTGGACACTTGATCCTGGATAACTAACTACATGTGAAATGCATACCTACTGCTGTTGACCAAAACAAGTGGCCACTATCCTAGAGATAAAATTGCAGTCTCTGTTTTAGGGCTCTATTTCCGTCGACAGCAGGATGGTCCTGGATCTTGATTTTTGCACAAGGATTGCTGAGCGTTGCTGTCAAATTGTCAAAGCAGGCAAAAGTGAATATCAAAAGTAAAATCCTAAACAAACTGGCCAGCGGAAATAATGATGCTTGTCTGTTCCCTGTGGATGGGATCAGCCTCGTCCTCTTGAGAGACAAGACCAAAAAGCAGTTGTGAAAGTTGAGATATTGATTGATGTCTGTGCACATTAGTGGCGCTGTGTAACACACCACAGGACCACAGACATggaaaaaaggaaggaaggaagtagGCGTGCCATTATTACAaacaaccttacggccacaTCCATCATACCGTGCCATGCTTCTTGCAGCTTTTGTTTAAACAGTCTTCAGTGGTCATGGAAAAACTTGGGAAATCTTAGTCCGACAATATTGACCCGTATCACTTCATGGActaattttattgtatttcttcccccctacatttttttttttttttagagtaaGCCTCTCACTTAAATGCAATGACTTCTGAGTTGCAGGAAGTGTAAACATCCTACACTCTCGGCATCCACCCCCTGGTGGCCGGGAGTGGGGCTGTTTGCACTGCATGGCTCAGGAATTCAGCAACTGGTGGGACCAAAGATATCCTATCAGTGGTTATTTATTTCGCCGGTTGGAACAAGTCACACTGTAGTCACATAATGTATGCTCAGCTAATGTCATGCTTGCTCTCTCGTGTTTATTTAGAGAATATAATGTTTATGTTTTAGCCCTTTACATTGGTTCAGAAGGCACTTAAAGCCTTTTTCAGGGTGGGTTGACAAATTGTGTTTTGATATGCTTTGCAAGACTGCCATATTGTATCAATTATACAAATTCAAATGTGATGAATATAAAAGAATCTATTAATTGTATCACTGCTGTTTTTTGTGCAATCTTGCATGCATGAGAATTAACTTAAATTGTTGCTGTTTACAATTTTTAATGTCCAGAAAGTACAAAGTTTTTGATCTAATTTGAGTTAtgttttctaaataaaatacaatacttGCAGTACTTTCAGAGTCTatacttagtttttttttaacgaaAATGTGATCATATAACAGTAAAGGTGATAATTGTGTCATCTCTAGGTACATACGCATAATGATGCATAATGACCTTGAAATGGGATAATAACCTTGACTTGTTCATTTGGCCCAAGTCTCCATGAGGCACCTAAGCAATGTTTCATTTTGGGATTATTTAACGCTGGAGTAAGAAGAAGATTGTAAAACAACTGCTTAAGGTGCAGCACACTGCTGGCAGGAAATGAAGGACAAGAAGACAGGAAGCACATGGAGATGCCATCTGTTGTTGGGCAACAACTCAGAGGAAAGTGTCAATTTAGAGACACATGGCATTCTCTTAGGCAAACCCACACAAATGGCATAAAGGAACCAGCATGCATAGAGCAAGCGTTCAGTGTATATATATGCAATTTGAAGATATATATCCCAAAGTTGCTGTGAACTCTAAATACAGTTTTGTGAAACTTCTTAAAATGGTACATTTGCGCaaagaaaagcaaacaaaacttTTATCCACACGCccaatttttatttcattattttgaaTTATTGTGCCTTACATAAGCTTAGTATACTGTAAAGTCCAGGAAGTACGAATATAACGATAGTGAAACATGGAACAATCATTCAATGAACCAAATACAAACTACAAGATGTTTCCTCCAATTTCCAcacatttttaaatatacagtatatgcatATGTATTctatataaaaacaaacaaacacaaaaagtaaTTTGGGAAATACTACCATTTTAGACACCAATTTAATACAAAAGAGGCACTTTATAGATATATTACGTTCACACGTACCCGCAACACACACCCACATATAATACACACAGTATGCTTAAAAAGTCAAATAGTTTAGCCCATGTGAACATATATTTCACCTGAAAAGTTAGTTTTACAATTTCATTAAATGCATGGCTGCGACCTTGTCAGCCAGCAGGAAGAACACTAGTCAGGAAGTCGGTGAAGGCATTTCTTTACAAACATAAGCGTCTGCCAAATTCTATTTGAGAAGGCCTGTCTGGCTGAGGAAAAAACACGCTTTCGCTCCTAGGAAAAACCTCGAAATCGTGACCACGCCAACCTTATACAGGACCAAGTACATTTAGATACGCAATAGAGGTTAAGATAGCGTAACAAATATTATCACTCCAGCATAAGGCGCTGCTCacgcaaaaaaattaaacctttttttaagtgcatttatACCCTCATAATAGCATATTAAAAAGTCACATTTATGGGCTCATATTGTTCACACACAATTCACTATCACAGTCAGGTTGTCATATACGTAGCCTTTCTAAAAACGACTAATGTGTATCCATTAATGAAATGTACATATATTCATTCTACACTTCATTGTGTGAATCTTAAATTGTATAGCTTGCACGTGTAGTCTCTATTGGCAATCTGACCATACACTTAATGCGTTTCTACCAGGAAAACAAAGATTGTCCAAAAAGTTGAGCACGTCACACATCACTCAATTTGAGGCCTGTTATTGCCACCAGTTACCAAGAATTGTGTCCAATACTATTTGGGTAATGCTATTAAAAATTCCTAAAATTCAGATTTGATTGATGTTATTTGTATTCACAATTGTAggactattttatttttctcttttcaaaaaAGATATACAGTATACTATATTTGACAAAACAAACACCATAGATAATGTGTTAGCGTTGTTGGTATTTAAAGGTACTGTACAGTACTTTACAAATAAGTGACTTTATTAAGGATATGTAAATTGTTCATGTGAATAAATATGATTGGTAACACTTTTTAACCTCTCATTGGGTGATTAGGATT contains:
- the asrgl1 gene encoding isoaspartyl peptidase/L-asparaginase isoform X2; this encodes MFSEGCGSVLTNNGNVEMDAIVMDGKTLGCGAVSAVRNIANPVQLARLVMEKTTHTCLTAHGANEFARAMGIPEVPQESLITKYARMRWEKNLAPDANPVECQMGKMGTVGAVAVDIEGNVACATSTGGILNKMEGRVGDTPCIGCGGFADNQVGAVSTTGHGEAIMKVTLARLILFHMEQGHSVEAASDLGLAYMKSRVQGLGGVVTVDPQGQWAARFSSLQMAWAAAQKDTLHYGLYTGENFTQGIDEP